In Streptomyces longhuiensis, the following proteins share a genomic window:
- a CDS encoding beta-galactosidase, with amino-acid sequence MTAPRPSRFPYAPGSDGIPHLVYGADYNPEQWPREVWEEDVRLMREAGVNTVSLAIFSWAHLQPAEDTWDFAWLDELMDLLHAGGIGVDLATATASPPPWLTTAHPEILPVTASGETVWPGARQHWRPTSPVFRAHALRLVREMATRYATHPALVAWHVNNELGCHNIYDYSDDAARAFRTWLRRRYTTLDALNHAWGTAFWSQRYSAWEQILPPRLAASHPNPTQQLDFKRFSSDALKDHLCAERDVLREITPDTPVTSNFMVMGGTKGMNYGDWAAEVDFVSNDHYTQPGSQDRDELSFSANLTSGVAGHRPWFLMEHSTSAVNWQPVNLAKKPGELARDSLLHVAHGADAVCFFQWRQSAAGAEKYHSAMVPHAGPDSEVFRAVTELGRTLASLAPLAGAAREPARVGILFDWDSWWASEQDSHPTSRLDYRQEGLDWYSAMLALGIRADVVTPEADLGTYDLLIAPVLHVVPAPLAKELTRYVETGGHLVTTYFSGVVDENDHVWLGGYPGALRELLGIRIEEFGPLLDGDTVDLDNSTTGSLWTDRITVGGPDVEVLASYRTGTYAHRPAVTRRTVCQGSATYVSTRLGTDGLTTLLPELLATAGVESELPEPARGRVELAVRRDAGSRYLFLVNRTDEPVPLPGLRGDLLAGEAERDAGGELLLPPRDVTVLRTPTTV; translated from the coding sequence ATGACCGCCCCTCGTCCGTCCCGCTTCCCGTACGCACCGGGCAGCGACGGCATCCCACACCTCGTGTACGGCGCCGACTACAACCCCGAGCAGTGGCCGCGCGAGGTGTGGGAGGAGGACGTCCGGCTGATGCGCGAGGCCGGCGTGAACACCGTCTCCCTGGCGATCTTCTCCTGGGCGCACCTCCAACCTGCCGAGGACACCTGGGACTTCGCATGGCTCGACGAGCTCATGGACCTCCTGCACGCGGGCGGCATCGGCGTCGACCTGGCCACCGCCACCGCGTCCCCGCCGCCCTGGCTCACCACCGCACACCCGGAGATCCTGCCGGTGACCGCGTCCGGTGAGACGGTGTGGCCGGGGGCGCGTCAGCACTGGCGACCCACCTCGCCCGTCTTCCGCGCCCATGCACTGCGCCTCGTACGCGAAATGGCGACACGCTACGCGACCCACCCCGCGCTGGTGGCATGGCATGTCAACAACGAGCTGGGCTGCCACAACATCTACGACTACTCCGATGACGCGGCCCGCGCCTTCCGCACGTGGCTCCGCCGGCGCTACACCACCCTCGACGCCCTCAACCACGCCTGGGGCACGGCCTTCTGGTCGCAGCGCTACAGCGCCTGGGAGCAGATCCTGCCGCCACGCCTGGCGGCGTCGCACCCCAACCCCACCCAGCAGCTGGACTTCAAGCGGTTCTCGTCCGACGCGCTCAAGGACCACTTGTGCGCGGAGCGGGACGTGCTGCGCGAGATCACCCCGGACACCCCGGTCACCAGCAATTTCATGGTGATGGGCGGCACCAAGGGCATGAACTACGGCGACTGGGCGGCCGAGGTCGACTTCGTCTCCAACGACCACTACACACAACCTGGTTCTCAGGACCGTGACGAGCTGTCGTTCTCCGCGAACCTCACCAGTGGTGTCGCCGGGCACCGGCCGTGGTTCCTCATGGAGCACTCCACCAGTGCCGTCAACTGGCAGCCGGTCAACCTCGCCAAGAAGCCGGGGGAGTTGGCGCGCGACTCACTGCTGCACGTCGCGCACGGCGCCGACGCCGTGTGCTTCTTCCAGTGGCGCCAGTCGGCCGCCGGGGCCGAGAAGTACCACTCGGCGATGGTCCCGCACGCCGGTCCCGACAGTGAGGTGTTCCGCGCGGTTACCGAACTTGGGCGGACGTTGGCATCGCTGGCCCCCCTCGCGGGCGCCGCGCGCGAGCCGGCCCGGGTCGGCATCCTCTTCGACTGGGACTCGTGGTGGGCGAGCGAACAGGACTCGCACCCCACCTCCCGTCTCGACTACCGCCAGGAGGGCCTCGACTGGTACTCCGCCATGCTCGCCCTCGGTATCCGGGCCGACGTCGTCACGCCGGAGGCCGACCTCGGCACGTACGACCTGCTGATCGCGCCTGTCCTGCATGTGGTTCCGGCGCCCCTCGCCAAGGAGCTCACGCGCTACGTCGAGACCGGCGGCCACCTCGTCACCACGTATTTCTCCGGTGTCGTCGACGAGAACGACCACGTCTGGCTGGGCGGCTACCCGGGCGCCCTCCGCGAACTGCTGGGCATACGCATCGAGGAGTTCGGCCCTCTGCTGGACGGCGACACCGTCGACCTCGACAACTCGACCACCGGCAGCCTGTGGACCGACCGGATCACCGTCGGCGGCCCCGACGTGGAGGTCCTCGCCAGTTACCGCACCGGCACCTACGCGCACCGCCCCGCCGTCACCCGACGGACGGTGTGCCAGGGCTCGGCGACGTACGTCTCCACCCGCCTCGGGACCGACGGCCTCACCACACTGCTGCCCGAACTCCTCGCCACAGCAGGCGTGGAGAGCGAACTTCCCGAACCTGCCAGAGGACGTGTCGAGCTGGCCGTCCGGCGCGACGCCGGGAGCCGCTACCTGTTCCTCGTCAACCGGACGGACGAACCCGTGCCGCTGCCCGGCCTCAGAGGGGACCTCCTGGCGGGCGAAGCCGAGCGGGACGCCGGGGGAGAACTGCTGCTCCCCCCGCGAGACGTCACGGTGCTGCGCACACCCACGACCGTCTGA
- a CDS encoding maleylpyruvate isomerase family mycothiol-dependent enzyme: MEPLAGPDVRSAMPEGLGAAIRGTAEEIAALLRAGADMGLRVPGSQWSVGEAAAHLALANELMADIAAGRARSYGDGTPQSLASANEQALAAFSEREAEPLAGMIVEQAAACLRALEERRTEGSVVSPLGPMGPDVLGSYLLTHMLGHGYDLARALRRAHMIDRERVRLTLPFMLTAMPRVTDKSGTAGLSVSYAIRLWGGGRFDVRVAEGAVSVGEQLPGRADCTILIEPVTFLLMALGRRGQWGALAQGRILVRGRKPWLAPRFPALFKAP, translated from the coding sequence ATGGAACCATTGGCAGGGCCGGACGTGCGGAGCGCGATGCCCGAGGGGCTCGGTGCGGCCATACGAGGTACGGCCGAGGAGATAGCCGCCTTGTTGCGCGCGGGCGCCGACATGGGCCTTCGGGTGCCGGGGTCGCAGTGGAGCGTCGGGGAGGCGGCCGCGCATCTGGCGCTGGCCAACGAACTGATGGCGGACATCGCGGCGGGACGCGCGCGCAGTTACGGAGACGGCACACCGCAGAGTCTTGCCTCGGCCAATGAACAGGCGCTCGCCGCGTTCAGTGAGCGGGAGGCCGAGCCGCTGGCCGGGATGATCGTAGAGCAGGCCGCCGCGTGTCTGAGGGCGCTGGAGGAGCGGCGTACGGAGGGATCCGTGGTCAGCCCGCTGGGTCCCATGGGACCGGATGTGCTCGGCTCGTATCTGCTCACGCACATGCTGGGACACGGATACGATCTCGCCCGCGCGCTGAGACGTGCGCACATGATCGACCGAGAGAGGGTGCGGCTCACGCTGCCCTTCATGCTGACGGCGATGCCACGGGTGACCGACAAGTCCGGAACCGCCGGACTGAGCGTCTCCTACGCGATCCGCCTGTGGGGTGGCGGCCGGTTCGACGTGCGGGTGGCCGAGGGCGCGGTGTCGGTCGGCGAGCAACTGCCGGGGCGCGCGGACTGCACCATCCTCATCGAGCCGGTCACCTTCCTCCTCATGGCGCTCGGGCGCCGCGGCCAGTGGGGCGCCCTCGCTCAGGGCCGCATCCTGGTCAGGGGGCGCAAGCCCTGGCTCGCTCCGCGCTTTCCCGCTCTCTTCAAGGCACCCTGA
- a CDS encoding IS256 family transposase — translation MLKTSGPTWRMLVAALEAEVNTYIAELADQRDEPGRRLVVRNGFRQPRKVTTAVGAIEVQAPRVNDKRVDGSTGEGKRFSSAILPPWARKSPKISEVLPLLYLHGLSSGDFVPALEQFLGSSAGLSPATVTRLTTQWQADHKAFGERDLSARDYVYVWADSIHLRIRLAEAKSCVLVVMGVRADGTKELIAMAGGYRESAESWADLLRDCARRGMRAPVLAVGDGALGFWKDLAEVFPEARHQRCWVHKTANVLNTIPTSAQSSARKALQDVYNAEDREHAVKAVAAFEKTYGAKWPKAVKKITDDVDELLAFYDFPAEHWVHLRTTNPIESTFATVRLRTKVTKGAGSAAAALAMVFKLVESAQARWRAVNAPHLVALVRAGARFERGHLVERPEAVAA, via the coding sequence ATGCTCAAGACCAGTGGGCCAACCTGGCGGATGCTGGTCGCCGCGCTGGAAGCCGAAGTCAACACCTATATAGCCGAACTGGCTGATCAGCGGGACGAGCCCGGGCGGCGTCTGGTCGTGCGCAACGGCTTCCGCCAGCCGCGGAAGGTCACGACCGCGGTCGGGGCGATCGAGGTCCAGGCCCCGCGGGTCAATGACAAGCGCGTCGACGGGTCCACCGGGGAGGGCAAGCGGTTCTCCTCGGCGATTCTGCCGCCCTGGGCCCGAAAGTCCCCGAAGATCAGCGAGGTGCTGCCCCTGCTTTACCTGCACGGCCTGTCATCGGGGGACTTCGTGCCTGCTCTGGAGCAGTTCCTCGGCTCCTCCGCCGGCCTCTCGCCCGCCACGGTCACCCGGCTGACGACGCAGTGGCAGGCCGATCACAAGGCATTCGGCGAGCGCGACCTGTCGGCTAGGGACTACGTCTACGTGTGGGCCGACAGCATCCACCTTCGGATCCGCCTGGCCGAGGCGAAGTCCTGCGTGCTGGTCGTCATGGGCGTGCGCGCGGACGGCACCAAGGAGCTGATCGCGATGGCCGGCGGCTACCGCGAGTCCGCCGAGTCCTGGGCCGATCTGCTGCGTGATTGCGCACGGCGCGGGATGCGAGCTCCTGTCCTCGCGGTCGGCGACGGAGCATTGGGCTTCTGGAAGGACCTGGCCGAGGTGTTCCCCGAGGCCCGCCATCAACGGTGCTGGGTTCACAAAACAGCCAATGTGCTCAACACGATCCCGACGTCGGCCCAGTCCAGCGCGCGAAAGGCGCTGCAGGACGTCTACAACGCCGAGGACCGCGAGCACGCGGTCAAAGCCGTCGCCGCATTCGAGAAGACCTACGGCGCGAAGTGGCCCAAGGCCGTCAAGAAGATCACCGACGATGTCGACGAACTGCTGGCGTTCTACGACTTCCCGGCCGAGCACTGGGTTCACCTGCGCACGACGAATCCCATCGAATCGACCTTCGCGACGGTGCGGCTGAGGACCAAGGTCACCAAGGGCGCCGGCAGCGCGGCCGCCGCGCTTGCCATGGTCTTCAAGCTCGTCGAGTCCGCCCAGGCGCGCTGGAGGGCGGTCAACGCACCCCACCTCGTCGCCCTCGTCCGCGCCGGAGCCCGCTTCGAACGCGGCCACCTCGTCGAACGCCCCGAGGCCGTGGCAGCGTGA
- a CDS encoding ABC transporter substrate-binding protein produces the protein MPKHTRRLLRGTGILCALVLGATACGGSDDDSSSGKQVSSADLRAALKKGGTVTVWAWEPTLKQVAADFEKKYPKVDIKLVNAGTNNDQYKALQNAISAKKGVPDVAQLEYYALSQYALTKSVTDLKPYGAGKLAGSYSPGPWNSVKSGNGIYGLPMDSGPMALFYNKRVFDKYKIAVPTTWDEYVEAARKLHKADPKAYITSDLGDAGLTTSLLWQAGSHPYKVDGTKVGIDFTDAGAKKYTETWQKLIDEKLVAPVVGWSDDWYKGLGDGTIATLPTGAWMPANFASGVKSAAGDWRAAPMPQWTKGANSSAENGGSSLALPQLGKNKELAYAFVEYANSGAGVQTRIKNGAFPATTEDLNSPAFQNTEFPYFGGQKANQIFAESAKNVPADWKYLPYQVYANSIFNDTVGKAYISGTKLSQGLTAWQDASVKYGTEQGFTVQK, from the coding sequence ATGCCCAAGCACACCCGCCGCCTGCTGCGCGGCACCGGAATTCTCTGCGCCCTCGTCCTCGGGGCGACCGCCTGCGGCGGTTCCGACGATGACAGCTCCAGTGGGAAGCAGGTCTCCTCGGCCGACCTCCGGGCGGCTCTGAAAAAGGGCGGCACCGTCACGGTGTGGGCATGGGAGCCCACCCTCAAGCAGGTCGCCGCCGACTTCGAGAAGAAGTATCCGAAGGTCGACATCAAACTGGTCAACGCCGGCACCAACAACGACCAGTACAAGGCCCTGCAGAACGCCATCTCCGCGAAGAAGGGCGTCCCGGACGTCGCGCAGCTCGAGTACTACGCGCTCAGCCAGTACGCCCTGACCAAGTCCGTCACCGACCTGAAGCCCTACGGCGCCGGTAAGCTCGCCGGCTCCTACTCGCCCGGGCCCTGGAACTCCGTGAAGTCCGGGAACGGGATCTACGGCCTGCCGATGGACTCGGGCCCGATGGCGCTCTTCTACAACAAGAGGGTCTTCGACAAGTACAAGATCGCTGTGCCGACGACGTGGGACGAGTACGTGGAGGCCGCCCGCAAGCTCCACAAGGCCGACCCGAAGGCGTACATCACCAGCGACCTGGGCGACGCCGGCCTGACCACGAGCCTTCTGTGGCAGGCGGGTTCGCACCCGTACAAGGTCGACGGCACCAAGGTCGGCATCGACTTCACCGACGCCGGGGCGAAGAAGTACACCGAGACATGGCAGAAGCTCATAGACGAGAAGCTCGTCGCGCCCGTCGTCGGCTGGAGCGACGACTGGTACAAGGGCCTCGGCGACGGCACCATCGCCACCCTGCCCACCGGCGCATGGATGCCTGCCAACTTCGCGTCAGGTGTGAAGAGTGCCGCCGGTGACTGGCGCGCCGCCCCGATGCCCCAGTGGACGAAGGGCGCGAACAGCAGCGCCGAGAACGGCGGCAGCTCGCTCGCCCTGCCTCAGCTCGGCAAGAACAAGGAACTCGCCTACGCCTTCGTCGAGTACGCGAACTCCGGCGCGGGCGTGCAGACCCGCATCAAGAACGGCGCGTTCCCCGCCACGACCGAGGACCTGAACTCTCCGGCGTTCCAGAACACCGAGTTCCCGTACTTCGGCGGCCAGAAGGCCAACCAGATCTTCGCCGAGTCCGCCAAGAACGTCCCCGCCGACTGGAAGTACCTGCCCTACCAGGTGTACGCCAACTCGATCTTCAACGACACCGTCGGCAAGGCGTACATCTCCGGAACGAAGCTGTCGCAGGGCCTCACCGCGTGGCAGGACGCCTCCGTCAAGTACGGCACGGAGCAGGGCTTCACCGTCCAGAAGTAG
- a CDS encoding class I SAM-dependent methyltransferase, giving the protein MSDLDSQTAYWDAAATTKRFTHPLHTPWLDNVERSAAILDYGCGYGRILDALHQQGFDNLSGVDPSPGMIARARSLHPTMRFAVLDTPPTVACPDASIDVVVLFAVLTCIPSDDAQRLLIGELHRVLKPGALLYLSDLPLQDSQRNRDRYARFAESYGTYGVFETGDGAVCRHHPRGWFTSLLAGFETIDTRRTTVTTMNGNTSAGLQILARKPAPRHQTPTH; this is encoded by the coding sequence GTGTCCGACCTCGACAGCCAGACCGCTTACTGGGACGCCGCCGCGACCACGAAGCGATTCACGCACCCGCTGCACACACCGTGGCTGGACAACGTCGAACGAAGCGCCGCGATCCTCGACTACGGCTGCGGCTACGGCCGAATCCTGGACGCGCTTCACCAGCAGGGCTTCGACAATCTCTCTGGGGTCGACCCCTCACCGGGGATGATCGCCCGGGCTCGCAGCCTGCACCCCACGATGCGCTTCGCGGTGCTGGACACGCCGCCGACAGTGGCCTGCCCGGACGCGAGCATCGACGTGGTCGTGCTCTTTGCGGTGCTGACCTGCATCCCGAGCGACGACGCACAGCGGCTGCTGATCGGCGAGCTGCACCGCGTGCTCAAGCCCGGCGCACTGCTCTACCTCAGCGACCTGCCGCTACAAGACAGCCAGCGCAACCGCGACCGCTACGCGAGGTTCGCCGAGTCCTACGGCACCTACGGGGTGTTCGAGACCGGCGACGGCGCCGTGTGCCGCCACCACCCGAGGGGCTGGTTCACCTCCCTGCTCGCCGGTTTCGAGACCATCGACACCCGACGAACCACCGTGACCACCATGAACGGCAACACATCAGCGGGCCTTCAGATCCTGGCCCGCAAACCGGCCCCACGTCACCAGACCCCTACCCACTGA
- a CDS encoding YbhB/YbcL family Raf kinase inhibitor-like protein — protein MPANPLGVALRNRRAGQHLLAWASADFQAPQNFTLTSPAFEHGTPIPDRYRGHIFGADVSPALAWTEPPPGTTELVLVVQDPDVPIGKPATHALVLGIDPALGSLSDNALVHPSPVPGVRHGKGPLGRRGWAGPLPVRSHGPHTYVFQLFALEQPLGLPESPSLAQVTTALAANDLLGRARLDGTYEIR, from the coding sequence ATGCCCGCAAACCCCCTCGGCGTCGCGCTGCGCAACCGCCGCGCAGGCCAGCACCTGCTCGCCTGGGCATCCGCCGATTTCCAGGCCCCCCAGAACTTCACCCTCACCAGCCCTGCCTTCGAGCACGGCACACCCATCCCGGACCGCTACCGCGGCCACATCTTCGGCGCCGACGTCTCGCCCGCCCTGGCGTGGACAGAGCCCCCGCCCGGCACCACCGAGCTGGTCCTGGTCGTCCAGGACCCCGACGTCCCGATCGGCAAGCCGGCCACCCACGCCTTGGTACTCGGCATCGACCCCGCCCTGGGCTCCCTGTCCGACAACGCCCTGGTCCACCCCAGCCCCGTCCCCGGCGTCCGCCACGGCAAAGGCCCCCTCGGCCGCCGCGGCTGGGCGGGCCCCCTGCCCGTCCGCTCCCACGGACCCCACACATACGTCTTTCAACTCTTCGCCCTGGAACAGCCGTTGGGCCTCCCCGAGTCCCCCTCCCTGGCCCAGGTCACCACCGCCCTCGCCGCCAACGACCTCCTCGGCCGGGCCCGCCTCGACGGCACCTACGAGATCCGATAG
- a CDS encoding carbohydrate ABC transporter permease: MTELTELTAATTTASGPAPLKTSAPRLRTTRRLPTPGRPKRSVLLTVLTAVVLIYSLLPLVWLLISATKTQNGLARSFGLWFDGDFALWDNISQTLTYHDGVFLRWLLNTLLYVLAGAGGATLLAVLGGYALAKFDFPGKRAVFAVVIGAVAVPGTALAVPTFLMFSKMGLTDTPWAVIIPSLISPFGLYLMWVFAGEAIPTELMEAARIDGAGELRTFFQVALPLLAPGTVTVLLFTTVATWNNYFLPLIMLKDPDWYPLTLGLDSWNKQASTAGGDAVFNLVVTGSLLTIVPLVAAFLLLQKYWQSGLAAGSVKE; this comes from the coding sequence ATGACGGAGCTGACAGAGCTGACTGCGGCGACCACCACCGCGTCCGGGCCCGCGCCGCTGAAGACGAGTGCCCCGCGCCTGCGCACCACCCGCCGCCTCCCCACACCAGGGCGCCCCAAGCGCAGTGTCCTGCTGACGGTGCTCACCGCCGTCGTCCTGATCTACAGCCTCCTCCCACTGGTGTGGCTGCTCATCAGCGCCACCAAGACCCAGAACGGCCTCGCCCGGTCCTTCGGCCTCTGGTTCGACGGGGACTTCGCCCTGTGGGACAACATCAGCCAGACGCTGACGTACCACGACGGCGTCTTCCTCCGCTGGCTCCTCAACACTCTGCTCTACGTGCTGGCGGGCGCGGGGGGTGCCACCCTTCTGGCGGTCCTCGGCGGTTACGCGCTGGCCAAGTTCGACTTCCCCGGAAAGCGTGCCGTGTTCGCGGTCGTCATCGGTGCCGTGGCCGTACCGGGCACCGCCCTCGCCGTCCCGACCTTCCTGATGTTCAGCAAGATGGGCCTGACCGACACCCCGTGGGCGGTCATCATCCCCTCGCTCATCTCGCCGTTCGGTCTCTACTTGATGTGGGTGTTCGCCGGCGAGGCGATCCCCACCGAACTCATGGAGGCCGCCCGCATCGACGGCGCGGGCGAGCTGCGGACCTTCTTCCAGGTCGCGCTGCCGCTCCTCGCACCCGGCACGGTCACCGTCCTCCTCTTCACCACGGTCGCCACCTGGAACAACTACTTCCTCCCGCTGATCATGCTGAAGGACCCCGACTGGTACCCGCTCACCCTCGGCCTCGACAGCTGGAACAAGCAGGCGTCCACGGCGGGCGGCGACGCCGTCTTCAACCTGGTCGTCACCGGGTCGCTGCTCACCATCGTGCCGCTGGTCGCGGCCTTCCTGCTGCTCCAGAAGTACTGGCAGTCCGGTCTCGCCGCCGGAAGCGTCAAGGAGTAG
- a CDS encoding MarR family winged helix-turn-helix transcriptional regulator, which produces METDARDDGGDDLGAEVRTAVGLLYRRFRSERPAGELGDVALEVLTYLHKRGPQTLTRLSEVGRVAPASMSQTVNRLTAAGYAVRTPDPTDGRKVLFTPTPEGHTVAGDAMDTRNAWLDGRLRALSAEDRAVIARAAALLTSIAES; this is translated from the coding sequence ATGGAGACCGATGCAAGGGACGACGGCGGGGACGACCTCGGCGCGGAGGTGCGCACGGCTGTGGGCCTCCTCTACCGCCGTTTCCGCAGCGAACGTCCCGCGGGTGAGCTGGGCGACGTGGCCCTGGAGGTCCTCACTTACCTGCACAAGCGGGGACCGCAGACGCTCACCCGGCTCAGCGAGGTCGGCCGAGTCGCCCCCGCGTCCATGAGCCAGACCGTGAACCGGCTGACTGCGGCCGGCTATGCCGTGCGTACCCCGGACCCGACCGACGGCCGCAAGGTCCTGTTCACCCCCACCCCCGAAGGCCACACCGTCGCCGGGGACGCCATGGATACGCGCAACGCCTGGCTGGACGGCCGGCTGCGCGCCCTCAGCGCCGAGGACCGCGCGGTGATCGCCCGCGCCGCCGCCCTGCTCACCTCCATCGCCGAATCCTGA
- a CDS encoding GH92 family glycosyl hydrolase: protein MRALKRVFTTLLIVTTMAAASATSGVANAKEQAPKFADDPTTLVDTSIGNNGDGTTFPGAAAPFGMVQLSPDTQLNKYASYDYAQDTILGFSHTHLSGVGCQTMGNIRFMPTTGAVTSSDPARNGAKFSHDNETRAPGYYGVKFDNGIKAELSATQRTGQHRYTYPAGSGSENVLIEAGESNGSTYAGDIKVVGDDTVEGWVQGGNFCGETGKERYRVYFSAKFDRTFSKFGTWTDGTLTPNQREASRGTKRAGAWLTFDPAKGGQVGTSVGLSYTSIDGARLNRTTEQPKSFDKARAGAHDAWRSELNRMRVAGGSTADQRTYYSALYHSLLHPSIGSDVDNRYRGFDDKVHRADSTYYQMFSLWDTYRSQNQLVALLNPDKATDMAKSLLHISQDGGWLPRWGLGNGETNVMSGDPITPWIVDIYQRGLLDKHTSRQLFDALWKNADEVPADQSIFRGRDGNPSYVKNGWVGYQNLPGYLYGDSRQSGSATLEYALGDCGLSTMADDLGYQDKAATLASRCDNFAKLWDPNVTSQGFSGFPVAKNEDGTVAGDPDPTQSGAFHEGTAWQYQWLAQQDPQTLFGLMGGQAAAEQRLDKFFDMPTVLTDPAKAASESWVRGAYDYHNNFAFNPNNEPDFHTPWMYSWTGAPWKTSAVLRAMRTLFTDDVYGMPGNDDLGATSSLLVFAMAGVFEAQPGSANYIVTAPMFDKVEIRPEHGRKINIEAPGADASKLQYISSVNTGKGTLKQSWLSHKDLLRSGTIKIGLSDKPSTWGVNTAPPAIGQN from the coding sequence ATGAGAGCGCTGAAACGCGTATTCACCACCTTGTTGATCGTCACCACCATGGCCGCGGCTTCCGCAACCTCCGGCGTCGCGAACGCCAAGGAGCAGGCGCCGAAGTTCGCTGATGACCCCACCACGCTGGTCGACACGTCGATCGGCAACAACGGCGACGGGACCACGTTCCCGGGCGCGGCCGCTCCGTTCGGCATGGTGCAGCTGAGTCCTGACACGCAGCTGAACAAGTACGCCTCGTACGACTACGCGCAGGACACGATCCTCGGCTTCAGTCACACACACCTCTCGGGCGTCGGCTGCCAGACCATGGGCAACATCCGGTTCATGCCGACCACCGGTGCGGTCACTTCGTCCGACCCGGCGCGGAACGGTGCGAAGTTCAGCCATGACAACGAGACCCGCGCGCCCGGCTACTACGGTGTGAAGTTCGACAACGGCATCAAGGCCGAGCTCTCCGCCACGCAGCGGACCGGCCAGCACCGTTACACCTACCCCGCCGGATCAGGCTCCGAGAACGTGCTCATCGAGGCCGGCGAGAGCAACGGCAGCACCTACGCCGGCGACATCAAGGTGGTCGGCGACGACACCGTGGAAGGCTGGGTCCAGGGCGGCAACTTCTGTGGCGAGACCGGCAAGGAGCGCTACCGGGTCTACTTCAGCGCCAAGTTCGACCGGACGTTCTCGAAGTTCGGCACCTGGACCGACGGCACCCTCACGCCGAACCAGCGTGAGGCATCGCGCGGCACCAAGCGCGCCGGTGCCTGGCTGACGTTCGACCCGGCCAAGGGCGGCCAGGTCGGCACGTCGGTGGGCCTCTCCTACACCTCGATCGACGGCGCGCGCCTCAACCGCACGACCGAGCAGCCCAAGTCGTTCGACAAGGCCCGCGCCGGCGCGCACGACGCCTGGCGCAGCGAGCTGAACCGGATGCGCGTCGCCGGCGGCAGCACCGCCGACCAGCGCACGTACTACAGCGCGCTCTACCACTCGCTGCTGCACCCGTCGATCGGTTCCGACGTCGACAACCGCTACCGCGGCTTCGACGACAAGGTGCACCGGGCGGATTCCACGTACTACCAGATGTTCTCGCTCTGGGACACCTACCGCTCGCAGAACCAGCTGGTGGCCCTGCTCAACCCGGACAAGGCCACCGACATGGCCAAGTCCCTGCTGCACATCTCCCAGGACGGTGGCTGGCTGCCGCGCTGGGGGCTCGGCAACGGTGAGACCAACGTGATGAGCGGCGATCCCATCACCCCGTGGATCGTCGACATCTACCAGCGTGGGCTGCTCGACAAGCACACCTCGCGCCAGCTCTTCGACGCCCTGTGGAAGAACGCCGACGAGGTCCCCGCCGACCAGTCGATCTTCCGTGGCCGTGACGGCAATCCGTCGTACGTCAAGAACGGCTGGGTCGGGTACCAGAACCTGCCCGGCTACCTGTACGGCGACAGCCGCCAGTCGGGCTCGGCCACGCTCGAGTACGCACTCGGCGACTGTGGCTTGTCCACGATGGCCGACGACCTGGGCTACCAGGACAAGGCCGCGACGCTCGCCTCGCGTTGCGACAACTTCGCCAAGCTGTGGGACCCGAACGTCACGTCGCAGGGTTTCTCAGGGTTCCCCGTCGCGAAGAACGAGGACGGCACCGTCGCCGGCGATCCCGACCCCACTCAGTCCGGCGCGTTCCACGAGGGCACCGCCTGGCAGTACCAGTGGCTCGCCCAGCAGGACCCGCAGACCCTCTTCGGCCTCATGGGCGGCCAGGCGGCTGCGGAGCAGCGGCTGGACAAGTTCTTCGACATGCCGACCGTCCTCACCGACCCGGCGAAGGCCGCTTCGGAATCGTGGGTGCGCGGCGCGTACGACTACCACAACAACTTCGCCTTCAACCCCAACAACGAGCCCGACTTCCACACTCCGTGGATGTACTCGTGGACCGGCGCCCCGTGGAAGACGTCCGCGGTGCTGCGTGCGATGCGGACACTCTTCACCGACGATGTGTACGGGATGCCTGGCAACGACGACCTCGGCGCCACGTCGTCGTTGCTGGTCTTCGCCATGGCCGGCGTGTTTGAGGCACAGCCCGGCTCCGCCAACTACATCGTCACTGCGCCCATGTTCGATAAGGTCGAGATCCGGCCCGAACACGGACGCAAGATCAACATCGAGGCGCCGGGTGCCGACGCGTCGAAGCTCCAGTACATATCCTCCGTGAACACGGGCAAGGGCACGTTGAAGCAGAGCTGGCTCTCCCACAAGGATCTGCTCCGCTCCGGCACGATCAAGATCGGTCTTTCCGACAAGCCCTCGACCTGGGGCGTCAACACCGCCCCGCCCGCCATCGGCCAGAACTGA